A window of the Lactuca sativa cultivar Salinas chromosome 5, Lsat_Salinas_v11, whole genome shotgun sequence genome harbors these coding sequences:
- the LOC111899499 gene encoding vacuolar iron transporter homolog 4: MSAQNDLHITVPEPEDKFEQKHGEMSVEEDCDYSQRGQWLRAAVLGATDGLVSVASLMMGVGAVKEDVRAMILTGFAGLVAGACSMAIGEFVSVSSQRDIEVAQMKRDKRISVNEEESEKEALPNPIQAAAASALAFMLGAIMPLLAAAFIMDHKVRLGVVVATVSLGLVVFGWIGAFLGRSPVVKPCFRILVGGWMAMAITFGLTKWIGSSTGL, translated from the coding sequence ATGTCTGCACAAAACGATCTTCACATAACAGTTCCTGAGCCTGAGGACAAATTTGAGCAGAAACATGGCGAAATGTCTGTAGAAGAAGACTGTGATTACTCACAAAGGGGACAGTGGCTGCGTGCTGCTGTTTTGGGAGCCACTGATGGTTTAGTCTCTGTTGCGTCTCTGATGATGGGTGTTGGAGCTGTGAAAGAAGATGTGAGAGCCATGATCCTTACAGGCTTTGCTGGCTTAGTTGCAGGTGCATGCAGTATGGCAATAGGTGAATTTGTTTCAGTGAGCTCCCAACGAGATATAGAGGTGGCTCAGATGAAAAGAGATAAGAGAATTTCAGTAAATGAGGAGGAAAGTGAGAAGGAAGCACTCCCGAATCCCATTCAGGCAGCTGCAGCATCGGCCCTTGCATTCATGTTGGGGGCCATCATGCCCTTACTGGCTGCTGCTTTCATAATGGACCATAAAGTTAGGCTGGGGGTGGTGGTAGCCACAGTGAGCTTGGGGCTTGTGGTTTTTGGGTGGATTGGAGCTTTTCTAGGGAGGAGTCCGGTGGTGAAGCCTTGTTTTAGGATTCTGGTTGGAGGGTGGATGGCTATGGCCATTACTTTTGGACTTACCAAGTGGATAGGCTCTAGTACTGGCTTGTAG